The Eurosta solidaginis isolate ZX-2024a chromosome 4, ASM4086904v1, whole genome shotgun sequence genome includes a window with the following:
- the LOC137249491 gene encoding uncharacterized protein, which yields MNITRLLGRNNKIYQKFGDYCTTEAEPNQCFIVCCFCQEEHMCEATFWTHMQEVHSYVPAQLSMMSIGNMPTSTCNGEGVNESPMPTPVCHFDPIVLNTTIATNALHPIATDNEPMYVEAAYLEGVQLNDPQALLELNDITRTFFNFKDKNAGEGENVANANNIPEKENVQLVENGETPKKKSLKDAFRKSLDIDKLSPKQLLQNGKLLKSLFKQMQAVNNEFKYKLNKLTQTVQMVENELKKDPASRTYKRYMKIIPDQPFTSRDEVLILDDELHHSKEMRDALLEETLAIGTQNADLFCRLVWRFIMTDEVSNQFCWRGVVNLDKVIKYPVKDMTIMEVLQSAFREKFPGQSLQFFKDRTMSYFNKASDRLKRKQVNKTDGNGSEGSTCDFLINKEDEQTECDFKRACNGIKNVEDDIDTAFEEVFNGRNVIYK from the exons ATGAACATCACACGTCTGCTTGGACGAAATAACAAAATCTATCAAAAATTCGGTGATTATTGCACCACAGAAGCTGAACcaaatcaatgcttcatagtttgTTGTTTCTGTCAGGAGGAACATATGTGTGAAGCCACCTTCTGGACGCACATGCAAGAGGTGCACAGCTATGTGCCGGCACAACTAAGCATGATGAGTATAGGAAATATGCCAACCAGTACATGCAATGGAGAGGGTGTAAATGAAAGTCCTATGCCAACGCCTGTTTGTCATTTCGACCCAATTGTGCTCAACACAACCATAGCAACAAATGCACTGCATCCAATTGCCACCGATAATGAACCCATGTATGTAGAAGCAGCGTACTTGGAAGGTGTGCAGCTAAATGATCCACAAGCGCTCTTGGAACTCAATGATATAACGCGTACATTTTTCAATTTCAAAGACAAGAATGCGGGTGAAGGTGAAAACGTTGCTAATGCAAACAACATTCCTGAAAAGGAAAATGTGCAACTAG TTGAAAATGGTGAAACGCCTAAAAAAAAGAGTTTAAAAGATGCTTTTAGAAAATCGCTTGATATCGATAAGCTGTCGCCAAAGCAACTGCTGCAAAACGGCAAACTTTTAAAAAGTCTCTTTAAGCAAATGCAAGCGGtcaacaatgaattcaaatataaACTCAACAAGCTAACACAAACTGTACAGATGGTTGAGAATGAGCTAAAGAAAGATCCGGCTAGTCGAACGTACAAGCGTTATATGAAAATTATACCAGATCAACCCTTTACGAGTCGTGATGAAGTACTCATACTGGATGATGAGTTACATCATAGTAAGGAGATGCGTGATGCcctg cTCGAAGAAACGCTAGCAATTGGCACACAAAATGCTGACCTTTTCTGTCGGCTAGTATGGCGTTTTATAATGACGGATGAAGTATCAAATCAATTCTGTTGGCGCGGTGTTGTTAATTTGGATAAAGTTATTAAGTATCCTGTAAAAGATATGACCATTATGGAGGTACTTCAAA GTGCGTTCCGCGAAAAGTTTCCTGGACAAAGTCTACAATTCTTCAAAGATCGCACTATGTCATACTTTAATAAAGCATCTGACCGTTTGAAACGGAAACAAGTTAATAAAACTGATGGCAATGGCAGTGAGGGTAGTACCTGTGATTTTCTCATAAATAAAGAAGACGAACAAACAGAATGTGATTTTAAACGCGCATGTAATGGCATTAAAAATGTTGAGGATGACATTGATACAGCATTTGAAGAAGTATTTAACGGACGAAACGTTATATATAAATGA
- the ATbp gene encoding AT-rich binding protein, with amino-acid sequence MGFPRILSKNNKIYTKLGEFCLSGDASFWIVCQVCQEELQTQDQFWKHIQDEHNFMHGLGFKQEPARNYMEAEATTAHLMPLPLYRKVNEEELRASSALDHGDNSHEKQEPKDYTEMRAIEPDAVQIDIKVEPPNIRHTLAMAPPQQLAAQQNVQRIAAAGGNGGGDGDGSGGGGGSGGNGGAGNNISIAHQNIEVSTAPPTLYQLPHVTPVSSYASAIVHNASTLAHTISMPSAIAAAALMSQHEMPKIESNSTTASASSVMSSEDGERWYVCDYETCGLKFKYQSRLELHRAVHSKERRFACELCGASFKQSCNLSTHRKKKHFLKGSKVLVPQHF; translated from the exons ATGGGTTTCCCACGCatattaagtaaaaataataagatCTATACAAAGTTGGGTGAATTTTGTTTGTCGGGTGATGCGAGCTTTTGGATTGTTTGTCAAGTTTGCCAGGAAGAGTTACAgacacaagatcaattttggaagcatATCCAAGATGAACATAATTTCATGCACGGTTTAGGTTTCAAGCAG GAACCAGCGCGCAATTACATGGAAGCAGAAGCAACAACAGCACATCTCATGCCTTTGCCATTATATCGAAAAGTGAATGAAGAAGAGTTGCGCGCAAGCAGCGCACTCGACCACGGTGATAACTCACATGAAAAACAAGAACCAAAGGATTATACAGAAATGCGCGCCATTGAACCGGATGCAGTACAAATTGACATAAAAGTAGAACCACCTAATATACGACATACACTAGCGATGGCGCCACCACAACAGTTAGCAGCACAACAAAACGTGCAAAGAATTGCTGCAGCTGGTGGTAACGGAGGCGGAGATGGTGATGGCAGTGGGGGCGGAGGAGGAAGTGGCGGCAATGGGGGTGCTGGCAATAACATCAGCATTGCACATCAAAATATTGAAGTAAGTACAGCACCTCCAACATTATACCAGCTGCCTCATGTTACACCCGTTAGTTCGTATGCATCTGCTATAGTACATAATGCATCAACGCTGGCACACACAATCAGCATGCCAAGCGCTATAGCTGCTGCAGCACTAATGTCACAACATGAAATGCCAAAAATTGAATCGAATAGCACAACAGCGAGTGCTAGTAGTGTAATGTCTTCAGAAGATGGTGAACGTTGGTATGTATGTGATTATGAGACCTGTGGCTTGAAGTTTAAATATCAATCACGTTTGGAGTTACATCGTGCAGTGCATAGTAAAGAGCGACGTTTTGCTTGTGAATTATGTGGGGCTTCATTTAAGCAATCGTGTAATTTATCTACGCATCGTAAAAAGAAACATTTTCTGAAAGGATCGAAGGTGCTTGTGCCGCaacatttttga